The stretch of DNA ATCCTGCAATCTGACGCTCGATCAGATCATATCTGTCTTCACAGTCAGAAACAACATTTTTCAGTCTCTTGTATGCAAAAAGGTCAAAGCTCATCTCCCGGATATTCTCCTCGCCAAGCTCCGGCAGGATATGGGAAATATAGTCCGAGAACACCCCATTCGGTGAAAGCACCAGCACAGAAGAAGATTTCAGATTTTTCCTGTCATGATACAGGAGATAAGCGATCCTGTGAAGGGCAATGGAAGTCTTTCCGCTTCCTGCTGCTCCCTGGATCACCATGATACGATCCGAAGTGTTTCGGATGATCGCATTCTGCTCCTTCTGGATCGTGCGGATAATATTCTTCAGCTGTACATCACCGTTGCTTCCAAGCTCTGCCTTCAGGATCTCATCGTCAATCTTCACATCACTCTCAAACTCATAGATCATTTTTCCACCGCGGATCTTGTACTGCCACTTGGCAGCAATATCCCCGTGGATCTCGCCAAGCGGAGCCTGGTAGGAAGCCGGTCCCTTGTCAAAATCATAAAACAGTCCGGACACAGGTGCTCTCCAGTCATAGATCAACGGAAGTCCGCCGTTCTCCTCAGCCAGGTTCGCAATTCCGATATAAAATATCTCCGGCTCATCTTCTCCTTCATAGCAGAAATCCACCCTTCCGAAAAACGGTGAATCCATCATCTTCCTGAATCTCCGACGCAGTTCGATCTTCTCATTGCTGGCATTGATCTCATGGAGAAGTGCCTGCTGGTTATCAAAATTCTCATATCCGTACTGGTCCATCTCTGTATAGTTTTCCCAGTAGTACTCATGCATACCTTCGATTTCTTTCTGCCCGACCTCTATGGATTCATCCAGCTGTGCGATCCTGTGCTTCAATGTCTCTGTCACATGTGAAAGGTATTCACGTCCGTTTTTTACCGCTGCCATAAGCCTTAATCCACCACTACAGCAGTTCCACTTGCTGTTACCATCAGCATTCCATTATCTGCACCAAGCACTTCGTAGTCAATATCCACACCGATCACTGCATTAGCTCCCATTGCACCTGCACGCTGCTCCAGCTCTGCCAGGGCTTCTCCTCTGGCTTTCTGAAGTTCTTCCTCATAACCGGCGCTTCTGCCGCCAAAGAAATTCCGAAGACCTGCTCCAAGATCTTTCATGAAATTTACTCCTGTGATCACTTCTCCGAATGCGATTCCTTTATATTCACGGATTGCTCTTCCCTCTACAGATGGCGTTGTTGTTATGATCATGGTAAAATCCTCCCGTTTCTGTTGTTTTTTCTCAGGCATAAAAATGCCTTATTACAGAATTATACCCGAAAGCCGTCACGATGTATAGAGTAAAAAAAGGCTGCCCAAAGAGATGCCAGGCACCTTTTCAGACAGTCTTTCCTTATTATCGCTTATTTATTTTACAACTTCAGTCACATAGGAAACTTCTTCCATTCCCGGATAACTTCCCTGACGCCCGCCAACAGTCAGAGTTCCTGTTTTATCATCCCAGGTAAGCTCTGTTGTTGCATAAGCACCGTTTTCAAAATTGTAGTTATTTCCCTCATCCTCATAAATAGTGAACTTGCAGTCTTCACCTGGATATACCATAAGTTTCACCGACTCCTCAGGTTTCTGGGAAGCATATACAAGTCCCTCTGCAACAGGAAGGATACTTCCTGCTTTTACAAAGATCGGCATCCGGTCGATCGGAGCATCTACGGTTACGTACTGGCCGCCTTCATACTCCTTGCTTGTCCAGTAATCGTACCATTTCGTACCTGCCGGGAGATAGCATTTCCATGTTTTCTCTCTATGGAGCTCAGTACTCTCCGGTCCGTAATACATCGGCTCTGTAACAGCACAGATCAGAAGGGACGGTCCGAACATAAACTCATTCTCAACCTTGCGTGCTTCTTTATCCTCCGGGAAGTCAAAGAGAAGGCTTCTCATAATCGTATAATCATTAAAATGTACAGCACCTGCAAGGGAATAAATATACGGCATCAGATGATAACGGAGCTTGATAAACTTCTCGATGGCATCATAGAACATGGTTCCTTTTTCACCAAAGTTCCAGA from Blautia sp. SC05B48 encodes:
- a CDS encoding putative heavy metal-binding protein, translating into MIITTTPSVEGRAIREYKGIAFGEVITGVNFMKDLGAGLRNFFGGRSAGYEEELQKARGEALAELEQRAGAMGANAVIGVDIDYEVLGADNGMLMVTASGTAVVVD